The following are encoded in a window of Campylobacter sp. MIT 12-8780 genomic DNA:
- a CDS encoding DUF308 domain-containing protein: protein MQVFMSICWIIFSSIIALVGFAGLFMPLEVFASFVVFLPFLLILSGISKLFYYFSFKDFSGANFILFDALMSFLFAIIFIGLGLEFTSITIVMIVAFMSMFRGILSLSYVFELKKRGLGWVGLLVLALLNIIISLIFIIYPNIAGITIGFMIALMIFSFGLASLFGYFGVKKILQ from the coding sequence ATGCAAGTTTTTATGAGTATTTGCTGGATTATTTTTTCAAGCATTATTGCTTTGGTAGGTTTTGCGGGGTTGTTTATGCCTCTTGAGGTATTTGCAAGTTTTGTGGTATTTTTGCCATTTTTGCTGATTTTAAGCGGAATTTCTAAGCTTTTTTATTATTTTTCGTTTAAGGATTTTTCAGGGGCAAATTTCATACTTTTTGATGCTTTGATGAGCTTTTTATTTGCCATTATCTTTATCGGCTTGGGTTTAGAATTTACAAGTATAACTATAGTGATGATTGTGGCATTTATGAGTATGTTTAGAGGAATTTTAAGCTTGAGTTATGTTTTTGAGCTTAAAAAACGAGGACTTGGCTGGGTAGGCTTGCTTGTGCTTGCATTGCTTAATATCATCATCTCGCTCATCTTTATCATCTATCCAAATATAGCTGGCATTACCATAGGCTTTATGATCGCTTTGATGATCTTTAGCTTTGGGCTTGCGAGCCTTTTTGGGTATTTTGGTGTGAAAAAGATCTTGCAATGA
- a CDS encoding DUF2157 domain-containing protein, giving the protein MIFALNKFAFLKSEFEKLQAKGLLSKAQSELLLSAYEDKKDKNTALLLVLGFVFVALALLLLVAYNWQELSNLIKTSLLLALLLCSQLGVYLSKTKAFINAFAILSNFVLLANLALLSQIYHLGDNTPLAFLSVALLTLLQAWALKSFLVFIQSLAFALVYFCLGFDEFAFSSFFIIFVLISFVVNAFKNSKFLAFFNFFSLCAYVYFSPVLLDGLSAYFGSFYIYFPYLTCFALVFLSLKSHENLAFFMLILVFLASSMEGFDLANFDFVYTFDTIVRIFKENLFCWLLSFLLILNLLLKRYFLAFLALVVLILLCMPSAFVTLIASFASLVLGVYLLTKGHLWLGLFDILALAFIRYVDLIGDYLGASAIFLLFALVIFAFLGLKKLKQNKGRIL; this is encoded by the coding sequence ATGATTTTTGCGTTAAATAAATTTGCATTTTTAAAAAGTGAGTTTGAAAAACTTCAAGCAAAAGGGCTTTTAAGCAAGGCTCAAAGCGAGCTTTTGCTAAGTGCTTATGAGGATAAAAAAGACAAAAACACAGCCTTGCTTTTGGTGCTTGGCTTTGTTTTTGTGGCGCTAGCTTTGCTTTTGCTTGTCGCGTATAATTGGCAAGAGCTTTCAAATTTGATAAAAACAAGCCTACTTTTAGCCTTGCTTTTGTGTTCTCAACTTGGCGTGTATCTCAGTAAAACTAAGGCTTTTATCAATGCTTTTGCGATCTTAAGTAACTTTGTTTTGCTTGCTAATCTTGCCTTACTTTCTCAAATTTATCATCTAGGTGATAACACGCCTTTAGCTTTTTTAAGCGTTGCTTTGCTTACTTTACTGCAAGCTTGGGCGTTAAAAAGCTTTTTGGTGTTTATTCAAAGTCTTGCTTTTGCTTTGGTGTATTTTTGCTTGGGTTTTGATGAGTTTGCTTTCTCTTCATTTTTTATCATTTTTGTGCTGATAAGTTTTGTTGTTAATGCTTTTAAAAATTCTAAATTTCTTGCTTTTTTCAACTTTTTTAGCCTGTGCGCGTATGTGTATTTTTCGCCTGTTTTATTAGATGGTTTGAGTGCTTATTTTGGCTCATTTTATATTTATTTTCCTTATCTTACTTGTTTTGCTTTGGTATTTTTAAGCCTTAAAAGTCATGAAAATCTCGCCTTTTTTATGCTTATACTTGTGTTTTTGGCTTCAAGTATGGAAGGTTTTGATCTTGCAAATTTTGATTTTGTTTATACTTTTGATACTATTGTGCGTATCTTTAAAGAAAACTTATTTTGCTGGCTTCTTAGCTTTTTATTGATCTTAAATTTGCTTTTAAAGCGGTATTTTTTAGCTTTTCTAGCTCTTGTTGTATTGATTTTGCTTTGTATGCCAAGTGCGTTTGTAACGCTTATTGCTTCCTTTGCAAGCTTGGTTTTAGGTGTGTATTTGCTGACAAAAGGGCATTTGTGGCTTGGACTTTTTGACATTTTGGCTTTGGCATTTATCCGCTATGTTGATTTGATAGGGGATTATCTAGGCGCAAGTGCGATTTTCTTGCTTTTTGCTCTTGTTATCTTTGCCTTTCTTGGCTTGAAAAAACTCAAACAAAATAAAGGCAGGATTTTATGA
- a CDS encoding GDYXXLXY domain-containing protein — protein MKSKFIIFVFILQFALIAAMFINAYAVVFFGTEVKVIARGVDPRDLLTGNYVLLEYEFKKDENITKDFPSNSDKKHFYALLKDENQDGIFTLTLSDKKPTNNELFITSKYTISKYTPENIYASKFGIERYFLPKKEAEILEKKLITQKTLVSLKVLNGKARIVHLELIDE, from the coding sequence ATGAAAAGTAAATTTATCATTTTTGTTTTTATTTTACAATTTGCTCTCATCGCCGCAATGTTTATAAATGCTTATGCAGTAGTATTTTTTGGCACTGAAGTAAAGGTGATTGCAAGGGGCGTTGATCCAAGGGATTTACTCACTGGAAATTATGTTTTGCTTGAGTATGAGTTTAAAAAAGATGAAAATATCACAAAAGACTTTCCTTCAAATTCTGACAAAAAGCATTTTTATGCTCTTTTAAAAGATGAAAATCAAGATGGTATTTTCACACTCACACTTAGCGATAAAAAACCCACAAACAACGAGCTTTTTATCACTTCTAAATACACAATCTCTAAATACACTCCAGAGAATATTTATGCTTCAAAATTTGGCATAGAGCGGTATTTTTTACCTAAAAAAGAAGCTGAAATTTTAGAGAAAAAACTCATCACACAAAAAACCCTTGTTAGCCTCAAAGTGCTTAATGGCAAAGCAAGGATTGTTCATCTTGAGCTTATAGATGAGTAG